One Candidatus Polarisedimenticolia bacterium genomic region harbors:
- a CDS encoding ABC transporter permease, protein MTPVTSPALRPPTLSRSRLSISIGAALVGVFLVCALFAPLLTAWFGHDPYEQVAPRTITPPTPPSRDSLLGTDGLGRDVLSRLIHGARISLEVGIVAEIIALVLGTALGAVAGFAGGRMDAFLMRCADLVFAFPGPLLALAIIAAVPEPESAPILRHLPHPSVGIVFLVLGCLGWAPIARLVRGEFLRLRELEFAQAAQAMGASAPRLVLRHLLPGTLRPLIVVGTLGIGGNILMEAWLSFLGVGARPPLPSWGSMVTEGQAYFLAKPWVCIAPGLAIVLLVLGFNLLGDGIADRLGPKRGGAVL, encoded by the coding sequence GTGACGCCCGTGACGTCGCCCGCGCTGCGCCCGCCCACCCTGTCGCGCTCGCGGCTCTCCATCTCGATCGGCGCCGCGCTCGTGGGCGTCTTCCTCGTCTGCGCCCTCTTCGCCCCGCTCCTGACCGCTTGGTTCGGGCACGACCCCTACGAGCAGGTAGCTCCCCGCACGATCACGCCGCCGACGCCGCCCAGCCGCGACAGCCTTCTGGGGACCGACGGGCTGGGGCGGGACGTGCTGAGCCGGCTGATCCACGGCGCCCGCATCTCCCTAGAGGTCGGGATCGTGGCCGAGATCATCGCCCTCGTCCTGGGCACGGCGCTGGGCGCCGTCGCCGGCTTCGCCGGGGGGCGGATGGACGCGTTCCTGATGCGCTGCGCCGACCTGGTGTTCGCGTTTCCGGGACCGCTCCTGGCCCTGGCGATCATCGCCGCCGTGCCGGAGCCCGAGAGCGCGCCCATCCTGAGGCATCTGCCCCATCCGTCCGTCGGAATCGTCTTCCTGGTCCTCGGCTGCCTCGGCTGGGCCCCCATCGCCCGCCTGGTGCGCGGCGAGTTCCTGCGCCTGCGCGAGCTGGAGTTCGCCCAGGCGGCGCAGGCGATGGGCGCCAGCGCCCCCCGCCTGGTGCTGCGCCACCTGCTGCCGGGGACGCTCCGCCCGCTCATCGTCGTCGGCACGCTCGGCATCGGAGGGAACATCCTGATGGAGGCCTGGCTGTCGTTTCTCGGCGTCGGCGCGCGGCCGCCTCTGCCGTCGTGGGGATCAATGGTGACCGAGGGACAGGCCTATTTCCTCGCCAAGCCGTGGGTGTGCATCGCCCCGGGCCTGGCCATCGTCCTGCTCGTTCTCGGCTTCAATCTTCTGGGAGACGGAATTGCCGATCGGCTCGGCCCCAAACGGGGCGGGGCGGTCCTGTAA
- the rlmN gene encoding 23S rRNA (adenine(2503)-C(2))-methyltransferase RlmN: MHGHVARPQDPARRPNLFGMDREQIAAALLPLTGKAFHASQIFHWMYGRLQTEVQGMTDLPATLRSDLSGRFQVTWPAIRDVRLSADGSKKYVCVLEDGGEVETVYILYGSRVTLCLSSQIGCPLACRFCLTGTMGLVRNLTPGEIVGQIAVMARENGLAPGGYRIVFMGMGEPLLNYDAVMRAFRIMIDPKGFGLPPRRVTLSTAGVVPGIDRLARETPRPRLAISLGATTDQRRDDLMPINRKYDLEALLAACRRVPLVPREKVTFEYCLIAGQNDREEDAARIARLVRGLRSKVNVIPYNEAGVPGFKTPQVASAGRFRDALVARGVTATIRWSKGRDVGAACGQLVTATAR, from the coding sequence ATGCACGGGCACGTGGCCCGACCCCAGGACCCGGCGCGCCGGCCGAACCTGTTCGGCATGGATCGGGAGCAGATTGCCGCCGCCCTTCTGCCCCTGACGGGCAAGGCCTTTCACGCCTCCCAGATCTTCCACTGGATGTACGGCCGCCTGCAGACCGAGGTGCAGGGGATGACCGACCTGCCGGCGACGCTCCGTTCCGATCTGTCGGGGCGCTTCCAGGTGACCTGGCCGGCGATCCGGGACGTGCGCCTCTCCGCCGACGGATCGAAGAAGTACGTCTGCGTCCTCGAAGACGGCGGCGAGGTCGAGACGGTCTACATCCTGTACGGCAGCCGCGTCACCCTCTGCCTGTCGTCGCAGATCGGCTGCCCGCTCGCCTGCCGCTTCTGCCTGACCGGGACGATGGGGCTCGTGCGCAATCTCACTCCGGGGGAGATCGTCGGCCAGATCGCCGTGATGGCCCGGGAGAACGGCCTGGCTCCGGGCGGCTATCGGATCGTCTTCATGGGGATGGGGGAGCCGCTCCTCAACTACGACGCGGTGATGCGCGCCTTCCGGATCATGATCGATCCGAAGGGGTTCGGCCTCCCTCCGCGCCGGGTCACGCTGTCGACCGCCGGCGTCGTCCCCGGTATCGACCGGCTGGCGCGGGAGACGCCGCGTCCGCGCCTGGCGATCTCCCTCGGAGCGACCACGGACCAGAGGCGCGACGACCTGATGCCGATCAACCGCAAGTACGACCTGGAGGCGCTCCTCGCCGCCTGCCGGCGCGTCCCCCTCGTGCCGCGCGAGAAGGTGACCTTCGAGTACTGCCTGATCGCGGGCCAGAACGACCGCGAGGAGGACGCCGCCCGCATCGCCCGGCTGGTGCGGGGCCTGCGCTCCAAGGTCAATGTGATCCCGTACAACGAGGCCGGCGTGCCCGGATTCAAGACGCCGCAGGTCGCGAGCGCCGGCCGCTTCCGCGACGCCCTCGTGGCCCGCGGGGTGACGGCCACCATCCGCTGGAGCAAGGGGCGCGACGTCGGGGCCGCCTGCGGCCAGCTGGTCACCGCCACCGCGCGCTGA
- a CDS encoding tetratricopeptide repeat protein: protein MNKDQLQFLVSGILFGFLIGYIIAYAVHEPRVVQQAAPVPAAGNMGMGQSVPPAAGAGAGGDSGAGTAGGGGGEQMMARVFEEITALKAAIEKDPKDVRALLRLANMYHDSRKFDQAVEFYTRALAITPEDVDARTDMGICLYEMGRADEAIAQFRTSLQYGPKHWQTWLNLGIVSLSGKNDVRTATEAFAKVEELNPGFKDLPVLKDALKKAGATGRSGT from the coding sequence ATGAACAAGGACCAGCTGCAGTTTCTCGTCTCGGGCATCCTGTTCGGCTTCCTGATCGGCTACATCATCGCCTACGCCGTGCACGAACCGCGGGTGGTGCAGCAGGCGGCCCCCGTCCCGGCGGCGGGCAACATGGGGATGGGCCAGAGCGTGCCGCCCGCGGCCGGCGCTGGCGCGGGGGGCGACTCCGGCGCGGGCACGGCCGGCGGCGGTGGCGGCGAGCAGATGATGGCCCGCGTCTTCGAGGAGATCACCGCCCTCAAGGCGGCGATCGAGAAGGACCCGAAGGACGTGAGGGCCCTCCTGCGTCTGGCCAACATGTACCACGACTCCCGAAAGTTCGACCAGGCGGTCGAGTTCTACACGAGGGCGCTCGCGATCACGCCGGAAGACGTCGACGCCCGGACCGACATGGGCATCTGCCTGTACGAGATGGGCAGGGCGGACGAGGCGATCGCGCAGTTCCGGACCTCGCTGCAGTACGGGCCGAAGCACTGGCAAACCTGGCTGAACCTGGGCATCGTCTCCCTGTCGGGCAAGAACGACGTCCGGACCGCCACGGAGGCGTTCGCCAAGGTCGAAGAGCTCAATCCGGGGTTCAAGGACCTGCCGGTCCTCAAGGACGCCTTGAAAAAGGCGGGCGCGACCGGCCGCAGCGGCACCTGA
- a CDS encoding ABC transporter substrate-binding protein: protein MKSGHLPVLAILATAVLPGLACGRSQPPAAPAEQVYRFRLHEDPPTLDPALANDQFSEAIILNVHRGLVELDPETLEIRPAVAESWTISPDGRTYTFHLRAGATFHNGRTATAADVVYSFERILRKETNSPRRFLLEPIEGAREFTAGTSASIAGVSTPDDRTVEVRLSKPFSPFLSQLTMTNIAIVPKEAYDDPQKAYLRAPVGCGPFRFSRWEQGNFIELLAFDRYYGGRPAIDRVVVRMIENWTSALQEYLAGGLDSLDEVPDDSDTAMIAKVGPEIRRYPFIGTGYIGFNMAVAPFRGNIPLRQAFNYAVDKHYLWEVLMPGNLPANGIIPPGIPGHDPDLPGYPHDEAKARSLLARAGYPAGKGLPPIALWVNTGEDNRRIAEQVQSDLKKIGVDLTVREVDWAAYIAGVSGTAGKPGQAQMFRFGWYLDYPDADAILRPLLHSSNWGPAGNFGRYKNAQVDAIIDQALDTADPHKRADLYRRAERIAVMEDPPWIFLSYYQSKTLYKPYVKGVVLSPLGEFRLPLDRLRIERGAT from the coding sequence ATGAAGAGTGGGCACCTTCCCGTCCTGGCGATCCTCGCGACGGCCGTCCTTCCGGGCCTCGCCTGCGGGCGCTCGCAGCCGCCGGCAGCGCCCGCCGAGCAGGTCTACCGGTTCCGCCTGCACGAGGATCCCCCCACGCTCGACCCGGCCCTGGCCAACGACCAGTTCTCGGAGGCGATCATCCTGAACGTCCATCGCGGCCTCGTCGAGCTCGATCCCGAAACGCTCGAGATCAGGCCGGCCGTGGCCGAGTCCTGGACGATCTCCCCGGACGGCCGCACCTACACCTTCCACCTGCGGGCGGGGGCGACGTTCCACAACGGACGCACGGCCACCGCGGCCGACGTCGTGTACTCCTTCGAGCGCATCCTCAGGAAGGAGACCAATTCTCCGCGGCGCTTCCTCCTCGAGCCGATCGAAGGGGCCAGGGAGTTCACCGCGGGGACGAGCGCTTCCATCGCCGGGGTTTCGACGCCCGACGATCGCACGGTCGAGGTGCGGCTGTCGAAGCCGTTCTCGCCGTTCCTGTCCCAACTGACCATGACCAACATCGCCATCGTGCCGAAGGAAGCCTACGACGATCCGCAGAAGGCCTACCTGCGCGCCCCCGTCGGCTGCGGCCCCTTCCGATTCTCGCGCTGGGAGCAGGGGAACTTCATCGAGCTTCTGGCCTTCGATCGCTATTATGGCGGCAGGCCGGCGATCGATCGCGTCGTGGTCCGGATGATCGAGAACTGGACCAGCGCTCTTCAGGAATACCTCGCCGGCGGCCTGGACAGCCTGGACGAAGTCCCGGACGACAGCGACACCGCCATGATCGCGAAGGTCGGCCCCGAGATCCGCCGTTACCCGTTCATCGGGACCGGGTACATCGGCTTCAACATGGCGGTGGCCCCGTTCAGGGGAAACATTCCCCTGCGCCAGGCTTTCAACTACGCCGTGGACAAGCACTATCTGTGGGAAGTCCTGATGCCTGGGAACCTGCCGGCCAACGGGATCATCCCTCCCGGCATTCCGGGGCACGATCCCGACCTTCCGGGGTATCCGCACGACGAGGCGAAGGCCCGCAGCCTCCTGGCGCGGGCCGGCTATCCGGCGGGCAAGGGGCTGCCGCCGATCGCGCTCTGGGTGAACACCGGCGAGGACAACCGCCGGATCGCCGAGCAGGTGCAGAGCGATCTGAAGAAGATCGGCGTCGACCTCACCGTCCGCGAGGTGGACTGGGCGGCGTACATCGCCGGCGTCTCCGGCACGGCGGGCAAGCCGGGCCAGGCGCAGATGTTCCGCTTCGGGTGGTACCTCGACTACCCCGACGCCGACGCCATCCTGCGGCCGCTTCTGCACTCGTCCAACTGGGGCCCCGCCGGAAATTTCGGCCGATACAAGAACGCCCAGGTCGACGCGATCATCGACCAGGCCCTCGACACCGCCGACCCGCACAAGCGGGCCGACCTGTACCGACGGGCGGAGCGCATCGCCGTGATGGAGGATCCGCCCTGGATCTTCCTCAGCTACTACCAGTCGAAGACGCTGTACAAGCCGTACGTGAAGGGGGTCGTCCTGTCTCCTCTGGGTGAGTTCCGCCTGCCGCTCGACCGGCTGAGGATCGAGAGGGGCGCGACCTGA
- a CDS encoding ABC transporter permease, with amino-acid sequence MRRILGLVPVLLAAAAIVWVFVFLLPGDPARLIAGGASADPDVLQSIREEWGLDRPAPAQFLHYFGMILRGDLGTSYVQKRPVSAIIADHFPATFILAVAAVLLSAGGGLVLGSLAALNRGRLVDSVVLFLALLGTSLPVFWLGLILMLVFASGLGWLPVLGYGMNGMILPFTSIRLPEWDHLVLPALTLSLVSMGGIARVARASLIDTGTADFLQTARAKGASGARVFARHTLKNALLPVITVVGLDFAGLLGGAVATEYVFAWPGLGKTIVRAIGLRDLPVVEGGVLFLTAIFVLASLAVDLAYVYLDPRIHY; translated from the coding sequence CTGAGGCGCATTCTCGGGCTGGTGCCGGTCCTGCTCGCGGCCGCGGCGATCGTCTGGGTCTTCGTCTTCCTCCTGCCCGGCGATCCCGCCCGGCTGATCGCCGGCGGCGCCAGCGCCGATCCCGACGTCCTGCAGTCGATCCGCGAGGAATGGGGGCTCGATCGGCCCGCCCCGGCGCAGTTTCTGCACTACTTCGGGATGATCCTGCGCGGCGATCTCGGGACCTCCTACGTGCAGAAGCGCCCGGTGTCGGCGATCATCGCCGACCATTTCCCGGCGACCTTCATCCTCGCCGTCGCGGCGGTTTTGCTGTCGGCCGGCGGGGGGCTCGTCCTGGGTTCGCTTGCCGCGCTCAATCGCGGGCGTCTGGTCGATTCCGTCGTGCTCTTCCTGGCGCTTCTGGGCACCTCCCTGCCGGTCTTCTGGCTCGGCCTCATCCTGATGCTGGTGTTCGCCTCCGGCCTGGGGTGGCTGCCGGTCCTGGGGTACGGGATGAACGGGATGATCCTGCCGTTCACTTCGATCCGCCTGCCGGAGTGGGACCACCTGGTCCTGCCCGCCCTGACCCTGTCGCTCGTGTCGATGGGGGGGATCGCCCGCGTCGCACGCGCCAGCCTGATCGACACCGGCACCGCCGATTTCCTGCAGACCGCCCGGGCCAAGGGGGCCTCCGGGGCGCGCGTCTTCGCGCGCCACACCCTGAAGAACGCGCTCCTCCCGGTGATCACGGTCGTCGGCCTCGATTTCGCCGGGCTGCTCGGGGGGGCGGTCGCGACCGAGTACGTCTTCGCCTGGCCGGGACTCGGGAAGACGATCGTGCGCGCCATCGGCCTGCGGGACCTGCCGGTCGTGGAGGGGGGCGTCCTGTTCCTGACGGCGATCTTCGTCCTGGCCAGCCTCGCGGTCGATCTGGCGTACGTCTATCTCGACCCGCGCATCCACTACTAG